In Equus przewalskii isolate Varuska chromosome 22, EquPr2, whole genome shotgun sequence, the following proteins share a genomic window:
- the SPMIP6 gene encoding sperm microtubule inner protein 6 isoform X6, which yields METAVRGMPLEYPPKPERLNAYERDVVVNMLNSLSRNQQLPQIAPRCGCVDPLPGRLPFQGYESPCSGRHYCLRGMDYYATGAPCTERRPRPPCADLPTDCIALRSPARNAVCCYNSPAVILPMSEP from the exons ATGGAGACAGCAGTTCGAGGAATGCCCTTGGAGTACCCTCCTAAGCCAGAGCGACTCAATGCCTACG AGCGCGATGTGGTGGTGAACATGCTGAACTCGCTGTCACGGAACCAGCAGCTGCCGCAGATCGCGCCCCGGTGCGGGTGCGTGGACCCGCTGCCGGGCCGCCTGCCCTTCCAGGGTTATGAGAGCCCTTGCTCAGGCCGTCACTACTGTCTGCGCGGGATGGACTACTACGCCACCGGGGCACCCTGCACCGAGCGCCGCCCGCGGCCTCCGTGCGCCGACCTGCCGACT GACTGTATCGCCCTACGATCACCGGCCCGGAATGCAGTGTGCTGTTATAACTCCCCCGCTGTCATACTACCCATGTCCGAACCTTAG